In Streptomyces sp. NBC_01717, one DNA window encodes the following:
- a CDS encoding bifunctional acetate--CoA ligase family protein/GNAT family N-acetyltransferase, producing the protein MQPTPEQSPHHAYPDHWEADVVLRDGGTARIRPITTDDAERLVSFYEQVSDESKYYRFFAPYPRLSAKDVHRFTHHDYVDRVGLAVTVGGEFIATVRYDRIDATGRPASAPADEAEVAFLVQDAHQGRGVASALLEHIAAVARERGIRRFAAEVLPANNKMIKVFRDAGYTQQRSFEDGAVHLTLDLEPTAESLAVQRAREQRAEARSVQRLIAPGSVAVIGTGRNPGGVGRTVLRNLLAAGFTGRTYAVNSAFAADQATIDGVPAHRSIGEIGEPVDLAVVAVPADRVPEAVTDCGEHGVQGLVVLSAGYAEWGAEGRERQRELVRQARSYGMRIIGPNAFGVINNSDAVRLNASLAPESPAPGRIGLFTQSGAIGIALLSGLYRRGAGLSTFISAGNRADISGNDFLQYWYEDPDTDVALLYLESLGNPRKFTRLARRTAAVKPVVVVKGARHSGSTPPGHAVPVSRIPDATVSALMRQAGVIRVDTVTEMVDAGLLLADQPLPAGPRIAILGNSESLGLLTYDACLAEGLRPRPPRDLTTAATPQNFRDALAEALADSNCDAVVVTAIPWVGENGEAESGDGEVLAAALRTAAATGPAKPVAVVHVEIGGLAEALAAATSTAAVPPVARASAPAAPDAATAPADRAVPPTAQATPSTAPAGPSTPTAPGDHLTQQRPDTGPGDTPAVPTLGRIPAYPAAERAVRALAEAVKYAQWRRQAAVPGKVPEFLDDTIDEAGAAARIDALLGPDPDPRGRSLGHDEACELLGRYGITVRPTLPAPDPDAAVAAAARLGYPVALKTTAPHLRHRADLGGVRLDLANEAALRRAYGELTDLLGKPSELQPVVQSMAPRGVDTVVRATIDPAAGAVLSFGLAGAPSELLGDTAHRLVPATDRDAAELIRSIRAAPVLFGWRGSAPVDSAALEELLLRVSRLVDDHPEVVSVALEPVVVATQGLTVLGASVRLAPPPARTDLGPRRLSNY; encoded by the coding sequence ATGCAGCCCACGCCGGAGCAGAGTCCGCATCACGCGTACCCCGACCACTGGGAAGCGGACGTCGTGCTCCGCGACGGTGGCACGGCCCGGATCAGGCCCATCACCACGGACGACGCCGAGCGGCTGGTCAGCTTCTACGAGCAGGTTTCTGACGAGTCGAAGTACTACCGGTTCTTCGCCCCTTATCCGCGGCTCTCCGCCAAGGACGTGCACCGCTTCACCCATCACGACTACGTCGACCGGGTGGGTCTCGCCGTCACGGTCGGCGGCGAGTTCATCGCCACCGTCCGCTACGACCGGATCGACGCGACCGGCCGGCCCGCCTCCGCCCCCGCCGACGAGGCCGAGGTCGCCTTCCTCGTCCAGGACGCCCACCAGGGCCGCGGCGTGGCGTCGGCGCTGCTGGAACACATCGCCGCAGTGGCCCGCGAGCGCGGCATCCGGCGGTTCGCCGCCGAGGTGCTGCCCGCCAACAACAAGATGATCAAGGTGTTCCGGGACGCCGGTTACACCCAGCAGCGCAGCTTCGAGGACGGCGCCGTCCACCTCACCCTCGACCTCGAACCGACCGCCGAGTCCCTCGCCGTCCAGCGCGCCCGTGAGCAGCGGGCGGAGGCGCGGTCGGTGCAGCGGCTGATCGCGCCGGGTTCCGTCGCCGTCATCGGCACCGGCCGCAACCCCGGCGGGGTGGGCCGTACGGTCCTGCGCAACCTCCTCGCTGCCGGATTCACCGGCCGGACGTACGCGGTGAACAGCGCGTTCGCCGCGGACCAGGCCACGATCGACGGCGTCCCCGCCCACCGCTCCATCGGCGAGATCGGCGAACCGGTCGACCTCGCGGTCGTCGCCGTGCCTGCCGACCGGGTCCCGGAGGCCGTCACCGACTGCGGCGAGCACGGCGTCCAGGGACTCGTCGTCCTCTCCGCCGGATACGCCGAGTGGGGGGCCGAGGGCAGGGAACGGCAGCGCGAACTGGTGCGCCAGGCCCGCTCGTACGGCATGCGCATCATCGGCCCGAACGCCTTCGGCGTCATCAACAACTCCGACGCCGTACGGCTGAACGCCTCCCTCGCCCCCGAATCGCCCGCGCCCGGACGCATCGGCCTGTTCACCCAGTCCGGCGCCATCGGCATCGCGCTGCTCTCCGGGCTCTACCGGCGCGGCGCGGGCCTGTCCACGTTCATCTCCGCGGGCAACCGCGCCGACATCTCCGGCAACGACTTCCTGCAGTACTGGTACGAGGACCCGGACACCGACGTCGCCCTGCTGTACCTCGAATCGCTCGGCAACCCGCGCAAGTTCACCCGCCTCGCCCGACGCACCGCGGCGGTGAAGCCCGTGGTCGTGGTGAAGGGCGCCCGGCACAGCGGCAGCACCCCACCCGGCCATGCGGTACCGGTCAGCCGGATCCCGGACGCGACGGTCTCCGCGCTCATGCGGCAGGCGGGCGTGATCCGCGTCGACACGGTGACGGAGATGGTCGACGCGGGCCTGCTCCTCGCCGACCAGCCCCTCCCGGCGGGCCCGAGGATCGCCATTCTCGGCAACTCCGAGTCCCTCGGCCTCCTCACGTACGACGCCTGCCTCGCCGAGGGGCTGCGCCCGCGCCCGCCCCGCGACCTCACCACGGCAGCCACCCCGCAGAACTTCCGGGACGCGCTGGCCGAGGCCCTCGCCGACAGTAACTGCGACGCGGTGGTCGTGACGGCGATCCCCTGGGTGGGGGAGAACGGCGAAGCGGAATCGGGTGACGGCGAGGTCCTGGCGGCCGCCCTGCGCACCGCCGCGGCCACCGGCCCGGCCAAGCCGGTGGCCGTGGTCCATGTGGAGATCGGCGGTCTGGCCGAGGCGCTCGCCGCCGCCACGAGCACGGCCGCGGTGCCACCGGTGGCGCGTGCGTCCGCGCCGGCCGCCCCGGACGCTGCGACTGCGCCGGCCGATCGAGCCGTCCCGCCCACTGCCCAGGCCACGCCGTCGACCGCCCCGGCCGGGCCGTCCACGCCGACCGCCCCCGGCGATCACCTCACTCAGCAGCGGCCCGACACGGGCCCGGGCGACACCCCCGCCGTCCCCACCCTCGGCCGCATCCCCGCCTACCCCGCCGCCGAGCGTGCCGTGCGGGCTCTGGCCGAGGCCGTGAAGTACGCCCAGTGGCGGCGGCAGGCCGCCGTGCCCGGGAAGGTGCCCGAGTTCCTCGACGACACCATCGACGAGGCCGGCGCTGCCGCGCGCATCGACGCGCTCCTCGGGCCCGACCCCGATCCGCGCGGCCGCTCGCTCGGTCACGACGAGGCGTGCGAGCTGCTGGGCCGCTACGGCATCACCGTACGACCGACGCTCCCGGCCCCCGACCCGGACGCCGCCGTCGCTGCGGCGGCCCGGCTCGGCTATCCGGTCGCGCTCAAGACCACCGCACCCCACCTGCGTCACCGCGCCGACCTCGGCGGCGTCCGGCTGGACCTTGCCAACGAGGCCGCGCTGCGCCGGGCCTACGGCGAGCTGACCGACCTGCTCGGCAAGCCCAGCGAGCTTCAGCCCGTCGTCCAGTCCATGGCACCGCGCGGGGTGGACACCGTCGTACGGGCCACGATCGACCCGGCCGCGGGCGCCGTCCTCTCCTTCGGGCTGGCCGGTGCGCCCTCCGAACTCCTCGGCGACACCGCCCACCGCCTCGTACCGGCCACCGACCGCGACGCCGCCGAGCTGATCAGGTCCATCCGGGCGGCCCCGGTCCTCTTCGGCTGGCGCGGCTCGGCGCCCGTGGACTCCGCGGCGCTCGAAGAGCTGCTGCTGCGGGTGTCCCGGCTCGTCGACGACCACCCCGAGGTGGTCTCTGTCGCACTGGAACCGGTCGTCGTCGCCACCCAGGGCCTGACCGTGCTCGGTGCGAGCGTCCGGCTGGCGCCGCCCCCTGCCCGCACCGACCTGGGCCCTCGTCGCCTTTCCAACTACTGA
- a CDS encoding HPr family phosphocarrier protein, with protein sequence MAERRVNVGWTEGLHARPASIFVRAATASGVPVTVSKADGSPVNAASMLAVLGLGAQGGEEIVLSSEADDSEAALDRLARLVAEGLDELPETV encoded by the coding sequence ATGGCTGAGCGCCGCGTCAATGTCGGTTGGACCGAGGGCCTGCACGCCCGCCCCGCTTCCATCTTCGTCCGTGCCGCCACGGCGTCGGGCGTCCCCGTGACGGTCTCCAAGGCCGACGGCAGCCCGGTGAATGCCGCTTCCATGCTCGCGGTGCTCGGCCTCGGCGCGCAGGGCGGCGAGGAGATCGTGCTCTCGTCCGAGGCGGACGACTCCGAGGCCGCGCTCGACCGACTGGCGAGGCTGGTCGCGGAGGGGCTCGACGAGCTCCCGGAGACCGTCTGA
- a CDS encoding DUF5998 family protein — translation MAKTGTTTQGLRAAIERSGYYPALVAEAVEAAVGGEPVASYLVHQETTFDSNEVRRHVTVLVLTDNRFIVSHTDEQNADTSSPSPYATTSTESVKLDRISSVVVSRVVADPEKYVPGTLPREVVLTIGWGAVSRIDLEPAACGDPNCEADHGYTGSSTADDLSLRVSEAGDGPDTVRQTLAFAQSLSEATAAAPTAATGR, via the coding sequence ATGGCGAAGACCGGTACGACGACCCAGGGGCTGCGCGCGGCGATCGAGCGCAGCGGCTACTACCCGGCCCTTGTGGCCGAGGCGGTGGAGGCCGCCGTCGGCGGCGAGCCGGTCGCGTCGTACCTGGTGCACCAGGAGACCACTTTCGACTCCAACGAGGTGCGCAGGCACGTCACGGTCCTGGTGCTGACCGACAACCGCTTCATCGTCAGCCACACCGACGAGCAGAACGCCGACACCAGCTCCCCGTCGCCGTACGCCACCACCTCCACCGAGTCGGTCAAGCTCGACCGGATCTCGTCGGTCGTGGTCAGCCGTGTCGTGGCCGACCCCGAGAAGTACGTGCCGGGAACGCTGCCCCGCGAGGTCGTCCTCACCATCGGCTGGGGTGCGGTCTCCCGGATCGACCTGGAGCCCGCCGCCTGCGGCGACCCCAACTGCGAGGCGGACCACGGCTACACCGGCAGCTCCACCGCCGACGACCTGAGCCTGCGTGTCAGCGAGGCCGGCGACGGCCCCGACACGGTGCGCCAGACCCTCGCCTTCGCCCAGTCGCTCTCCGAGGCGACGGCCGCGGCTCCGACCGCGGCGACCGGCCGCTGA
- a CDS encoding M16 family metallopeptidase — protein sequence MPMGHTATAQAGSGGLTATEHRLANGLRVVLSEDHLTPVAAVCLWYDVGSRHEVKGRTGLAHLFEHLMFQGSGQVKGNGHFELVQGAGGSLNGTTSFERTNYFETMPTHQLELALWLEADRMGSLLAALDDESMENQRDVVKNERRQRYDNVPYGTAFEKLTALVYPEGHPYHHTPIGSMADLDAATLEDARTFFRTYYAPNNAVLSVVGDIDSEQTLAWIEKYFGSIPSHDGKQPPRDGALPEVIGEQLREEVREEVPARALMAAYRLPHDGTRECDAADLALTVLGGGESSRLHNRLVRRDRTAVAAGFGLLRLAGAPSLGWLDVKTSGGVEVAQIETAVDEELARFAAEGPTPEEMERAQAQLEREWLDRLGTVAGRADELCRFAVLFGDPQLALTAVQRVLDVTGEEVQAAARAQLHPDNRAVLVYEPVEPAESTEGAAADEADADTDAHEGADK from the coding sequence ATGCCCATGGGTCACACGGCCACAGCCCAGGCCGGCTCCGGCGGCTTGACAGCGACCGAGCACCGTCTGGCCAACGGCCTGCGCGTGGTGCTCTCCGAGGACCATCTGACCCCGGTCGCCGCGGTGTGCCTCTGGTACGACGTCGGTTCGCGCCACGAGGTCAAGGGGCGCACGGGTCTGGCTCACCTCTTCGAGCACCTGATGTTCCAGGGTTCCGGACAGGTCAAGGGGAACGGACACTTCGAACTGGTGCAGGGGGCCGGCGGCTCCCTCAACGGGACCACCAGCTTCGAACGCACCAACTACTTCGAGACGATGCCCACGCACCAGCTGGAGCTGGCCCTCTGGCTCGAGGCCGACCGGATGGGCTCACTGCTCGCCGCGCTCGACGACGAGTCCATGGAGAATCAGCGGGACGTCGTCAAGAACGAGCGCCGCCAGCGCTACGACAACGTGCCGTACGGCACGGCGTTCGAGAAGCTGACCGCCCTCGTCTACCCGGAGGGCCACCCGTACCACCACACCCCGATCGGCTCGATGGCCGACCTGGACGCTGCGACGCTCGAGGACGCACGCACCTTCTTCCGTACGTACTACGCGCCCAACAACGCGGTGCTGTCCGTCGTCGGCGACATCGACTCCGAGCAGACGCTCGCCTGGATCGAGAAGTACTTCGGCTCCATCCCGTCCCACGACGGCAAGCAGCCGCCGCGCGACGGCGCGCTCCCCGAGGTGATCGGCGAGCAGCTGCGCGAAGAGGTCCGTGAGGAGGTCCCGGCGCGGGCGCTGATGGCCGCCTACCGGCTGCCGCACGACGGCACCCGGGAGTGCGACGCCGCCGACCTCGCGCTGACCGTGCTGGGCGGTGGCGAGTCCTCCCGGCTGCACAACCGCCTGGTCCGCCGCGACCGGACGGCCGTGGCGGCCGGATTCGGGCTGCTGCGGCTCGCCGGTGCGCCCTCGCTCGGCTGGCTGGACGTGAAGACGTCCGGCGGGGTCGAGGTGGCGCAGATCGAGACCGCGGTCGACGAGGAGCTGGCCCGGTTCGCGGCCGAGGGTCCGACGCCCGAGGAAATGGAGCGCGCCCAGGCCCAGTTGGAGCGCGAGTGGCTGGACCGGCTGGGTACGGTCGCGGGCCGCGCCGACGAACTGTGCCGGTTCGCCGTGCTGTTCGGTGACCCGCAGCTCGCCCTGACCGCCGTACAGCGGGTGCTCGACGTCACGGGGGAGGAGGTCCAGGCGGCCGCCAGGGCCCAGCTTCACCCCGACAACCGGGCGGTGCTCGTCTACGAGCCGGTCGAGCCGGCCGAGTCCACCGAGGGGGCGGCCGCCGACGAGGCGGACGCCGACACCGACGCGCACGAAGGGGCGGACAAGTGA
- a CDS encoding M23 family metallopeptidase translates to MAFTRPTGKHRAPNRLTRKSAQIAGIAALATTGVIGGLASPAVAADTEAPSVSETGLNQVIAIEGTLADQVATQADVQKRQAEVAAKAKAAAKAKAAAKAKAEANAKAAAKAKAEARAKAARDVKARAARSAERTRLGAFQLPVAGSYVTTGYKSSGSLWSSGRHSGIDFHAASGSSVVAVGAGTVVEAGWGGAYGNNIVLRMTDGTYTQYGHLSSIGVSVGQSVGAGQRIGFSGSTGNSTGPHLHFEARTTPSYGSDMDPVAYLRAHGVNV, encoded by the coding sequence ATGGCGTTCACCCGCCCCACCGGGAAGCACCGTGCCCCGAACCGTCTGACGCGCAAGAGCGCGCAGATAGCCGGCATCGCAGCTCTGGCCACCACCGGCGTCATCGGTGGGCTGGCCTCTCCGGCGGTCGCCGCCGACACCGAAGCCCCCTCCGTCAGCGAGACCGGCCTGAACCAGGTCATCGCCATCGAGGGCACCCTCGCCGACCAGGTGGCCACCCAGGCCGACGTGCAGAAGCGCCAGGCCGAGGTCGCCGCCAAGGCGAAGGCGGCCGCCAAGGCCAAGGCCGCTGCCAAGGCGAAGGCCGAAGCGAACGCCAAGGCGGCAGCCAAGGCCAAGGCCGAAGCCCGCGCCAAGGCGGCCCGCGACGTGAAGGCGCGCGCCGCCCGTTCCGCCGAGCGCACCCGCCTCGGTGCCTTCCAGCTCCCGGTCGCCGGTTCGTACGTCACCACCGGCTACAAGTCCAGCGGCTCCCTCTGGTCCTCCGGCCGCCACTCGGGCATCGACTTCCACGCCGCCTCCGGCAGCTCCGTCGTCGCCGTCGGCGCCGGCACGGTCGTCGAGGCCGGCTGGGGCGGCGCGTACGGCAACAACATCGTGCTCCGGATGACGGACGGCACGTACACCCAGTACGGCCACCTCTCGTCGATCGGCGTGTCTGTCGGCCAGAGCGTCGGCGCGGGTCAGCGGATCGGTTTCTCAGGCTCGACCGGCAACTCCACCGGACCGCACCTCCACTTCGAGGCCCGGACCACGCCGTCGTACGGCTCCGACATGGACCCCGTCGCGTACCTGCGCGCCCACGGCGTCAACGTCTGA
- a CDS encoding GntR family transcriptional regulator, whose product MRIPAHSVCTAIRDDIVSGVFERGSRLTEELLARRYGVSRVPVREALRTLESEGFVVTRRHAGACVAEPTEQEAADLLEVRMLLEPLGAARAAQRRTEAHLKVLRGLVRLGQERARRGEGEDLRSLGGWFHETLAQASGSPGLIALLTQLRHKIAWMYAVEQPARPTDSWAEHGAIVDAVARGDAERARVLAAQHAERATAAHRLRRADRIPGREPTPPRPGRVRTSQHAVNTASGRH is encoded by the coding sequence ATGCGCATTCCGGCGCATTCGGTATGCACGGCAATCCGTGACGACATCGTCTCCGGTGTCTTCGAACGCGGCAGCAGACTCACCGAGGAACTGCTCGCACGCCGTTACGGGGTGTCCCGTGTCCCGGTACGCGAAGCGCTGCGCACCCTGGAGTCCGAGGGTTTCGTGGTCACCCGCCGGCACGCCGGCGCCTGTGTCGCCGAGCCCACCGAGCAGGAGGCCGCCGACCTGCTGGAGGTCCGGATGCTGCTGGAGCCACTGGGTGCGGCCCGCGCCGCGCAGCGCCGCACCGAGGCACACCTCAAAGTCCTCCGCGGCCTGGTCAGGCTCGGTCAGGAGCGGGCCAGGCGGGGCGAGGGCGAGGATCTGCGCTCGCTGGGCGGCTGGTTCCACGAGACGCTCGCCCAGGCCTCCGGCAGTCCCGGACTCATCGCGCTGCTCACTCAGCTCCGGCACAAGATCGCCTGGATGTACGCGGTCGAGCAGCCGGCCCGCCCCACCGATTCCTGGGCCGAGCACGGGGCCATCGTGGACGCCGTCGCGCGCGGTGACGCGGAACGGGCCAGGGTGCTGGCCGCGCAGCACGCCGAGCGCGCCACCGCCGCGCACCGGCTGCGGCGCGCGGACCGCATCCCGGGCCGTGAACCCACCCCGCCGCGGCCCGGCCGGGTGAGAACTTCGCAACATGCCGTAAACACCGCGAGCGGCCGTCATTAA
- a CDS encoding thymidine kinase: protein MPELVFFSGTMDCGKSTLALQIGHNRSARGLQGVIFTRDDRAGEGKLSSRLGLVTEAVEADEDMDVYAHLVDHITRGGRADYVIVDEAQFLAPVQIDQLARVVDDLGLDVFAFGITTDFRTKLFPGSQRLIELADRVETLQVEALCWCGARATHNARTVGGEMVVEGAQVVVGDVNQLAGEVGYEVLCRRHHQRRMTSATARAGALSPDVLPVTPG, encoded by the coding sequence ATGCCCGAGCTTGTGTTCTTCTCCGGAACGATGGACTGCGGAAAGAGCACGCTGGCGCTGCAGATCGGCCACAACCGGTCGGCCCGTGGTCTGCAAGGTGTGATCTTCACCCGTGACGACCGGGCGGGGGAGGGCAAGCTCTCGTCGCGGCTGGGGCTGGTCACGGAGGCCGTCGAGGCCGATGAGGACATGGATGTGTACGCACACCTCGTCGACCACATCACCCGCGGCGGCAGGGCGGACTACGTGATCGTGGACGAGGCCCAGTTCCTCGCCCCCGTACAGATCGACCAGCTCGCGCGGGTCGTCGACGACCTCGGTCTGGACGTCTTCGCGTTCGGGATCACCACCGACTTCCGGACCAAGTTGTTCCCCGGGTCCCAGCGCCTCATCGAGCTGGCCGACCGGGTCGAGACCCTCCAGGTCGAAGCACTCTGCTGGTGCGGTGCACGGGCCACGCACAACGCCCGCACGGTGGGCGGCGAGATGGTCGTCGAAGGCGCCCAGGTCGTGGTGGGGGATGTCAACCAGCTGGCCGGCGAGGTGGGTTACGAGGTGCTGTGCAGGCGCCACCACCAGCGCAGGATGACCAGCGCGACGGCCCGCGCGGGCGCACTGTCGCCGGACGTTCTCCCGGTCACGCCCGGCTGA
- a CDS encoding alkaline phosphatase family protein, translated as MAHPAWQDPVLLPLDTAPVPEYGSGSLADLLPTLVAGQGVPGFTAAIPELTPADRNCVFLIDGLGWEQIKSHPDEAPYLHSLLPTSRGGTGRPITAGFPATTATSLASVGTGLPPGAHGLPGYTARNPETGELMNQLRWKPWTPPETWQPYPTVFRLADEAGVQTAQVSAPTFQHTPLTKIALSGGTFHGRLTGEERMDLAADRLAAGDRSLVYTYYSEIDGKGHRFGVDSDAWRGQLMYVDGLVRRLAEQLPPRSALYITADHGMIDIPFDEQSRIDFDEDWELRAGVALLGGEGRARHVYAVPGAEADVLTVWQEVLGEQFWVASRDEAIAAGWFGPQVDERVYGRIGDVVAAAHDDVVVTASVQEPHESAMVGMHGSMTPVEQLVPLLEVRS; from the coding sequence ATGGCCCATCCGGCCTGGCAGGACCCCGTCCTGCTCCCCCTCGACACGGCGCCCGTCCCGGAGTACGGCAGTGGCTCGCTCGCAGATCTGCTGCCGACGCTCGTCGCCGGACAGGGCGTGCCCGGCTTCACGGCGGCGATCCCCGAGCTCACCCCCGCCGACCGGAACTGCGTCTTCCTGATAGACGGTCTCGGCTGGGAGCAGATCAAGTCCCACCCGGACGAGGCCCCGTATCTGCACTCGCTGCTCCCCACCTCGCGCGGGGGCACCGGCCGTCCGATCACGGCGGGCTTCCCGGCCACCACGGCGACCTCGCTGGCCTCGGTCGGTACGGGGCTGCCGCCCGGCGCACACGGTCTTCCCGGCTACACCGCCCGCAATCCGGAGACCGGCGAGCTGATGAACCAGCTCCGCTGGAAGCCCTGGACCCCGCCGGAGACCTGGCAGCCGTACCCCACCGTCTTCCGGCTCGCGGACGAGGCGGGCGTGCAGACAGCGCAGGTCTCCGCCCCGACCTTCCAGCACACTCCGCTCACCAAGATCGCGCTCAGCGGTGGCACGTTCCACGGCAGGCTCACCGGCGAGGAGCGGATGGATCTGGCCGCGGACCGGCTCGCCGCCGGTGACCGGTCGCTCGTCTACACGTACTACAGCGAGATCGACGGCAAGGGGCACCGCTTCGGCGTCGACTCCGACGCCTGGCGCGGGCAGCTGATGTATGTGGACGGTCTCGTGCGGCGCCTCGCCGAACAGCTGCCGCCCCGCTCCGCCCTGTACATCACCGCGGACCACGGCATGATCGACATTCCGTTCGACGAGCAGTCCCGGATCGACTTCGACGAGGACTGGGAGCTGCGCGCGGGCGTCGCCCTGCTCGGCGGCGAGGGCCGGGCCCGTCACGTGTACGCCGTCCCGGGCGCCGAAGCCGATGTGCTGACCGTCTGGCAGGAAGTGCTCGGCGAACAGTTCTGGGTGGCGAGTCGGGACGAGGCGATCGCGGCCGGCTGGTTCGGCCCGCAGGTCGACGAGCGGGTGTACGGCCGGATCGGCGATGTGGTCGCGGCCGCCCACGACGACGTCGTGGTCACCGCCTCCGTCCAGGAGCCGCACGAGTCCGCGATGGTCGGCATGCACGGCTCGATGACCCCCGTCGAACAGCTCGTTCCGCTCCTCGAAGTGCGTTCCTGA
- a CDS encoding M16 family metallopeptidase, which produces MEYHPQPTPGTARPWAFPAPERGALPNGLTVLRCHRPGQQVVAVEIYLDAPLDAEPEGLDGVATIMARALSEGTDKHSAEEFAAELERCGATLDAHADHPGVRVSLEVPASRLAKALGLVAEALRAPAFSDSEIERLVRNRLDEIPHEQANPARRAAKQLSKELFPATARMSRPRQGTEETVERIDSAAVRSFYEAHVRPSTATAVVVGDLTGIDLEALLADTVGDWAGNSAESRPVPPITADDTGRVVIVDRPGAVQTQLLIGRIGADRHDSVWPAQVLGTYCLGGTLTSRLDRVLREEKGYTYGVRAFAQVLRSSAPDSASGATGAAMLAISGSVDTESTGPALGDLWTVLRTLAAEGLTDAERETAVQNLVGVAPLKFETAASVAGTLADQVEQHLPDDYQAQLYARLAETGTVEATAAVVSAFPVDRLVTILVGDAAQIEEPVRALGIGEVSVVTG; this is translated from the coding sequence ATGGAGTACCACCCGCAGCCGACCCCGGGCACGGCCAGGCCCTGGGCCTTCCCCGCCCCCGAGCGCGGCGCCCTGCCCAACGGGCTCACGGTGCTGCGCTGCCACCGCCCCGGCCAGCAGGTCGTCGCGGTCGAGATCTACCTCGACGCCCCTCTGGACGCCGAGCCCGAGGGCCTCGACGGCGTGGCCACGATCATGGCGCGGGCGCTGTCCGAAGGCACGGACAAGCACTCCGCGGAGGAGTTCGCAGCCGAGCTGGAGCGCTGCGGGGCCACCCTCGACGCGCACGCCGACCACCCCGGCGTCCGGGTCTCCCTCGAGGTCCCGGCCTCCCGGCTGGCCAAGGCGCTCGGTCTGGTCGCCGAGGCGCTGCGGGCACCCGCGTTCTCCGACAGCGAGATCGAGCGGCTGGTACGCAACCGGCTCGACGAGATCCCGCACGAGCAGGCCAACCCGGCCCGCCGCGCCGCCAAGCAGCTCTCCAAGGAGCTCTTCCCGGCCACCGCGCGGATGTCGCGCCCGCGCCAGGGCACCGAGGAGACGGTGGAGCGGATCGACTCCGCGGCCGTCCGCAGCTTCTACGAGGCCCATGTCCGGCCCTCCACCGCGACCGCCGTGGTCGTCGGTGACCTCACGGGCATCGACCTGGAGGCGTTGCTCGCCGACACCGTCGGCGACTGGGCCGGGAACAGTGCCGAGTCCCGGCCGGTCCCGCCGATCACCGCCGACGACACCGGCCGGGTGGTCATCGTCGACCGTCCCGGAGCCGTGCAGACCCAGCTGCTGATCGGCCGTATCGGCGCCGACCGGCACGACAGCGTCTGGCCGGCCCAGGTCCTCGGCACGTACTGCCTGGGCGGCACGCTCACCTCCCGGCTGGACCGGGTGCTGCGTGAGGAGAAGGGCTACACCTACGGCGTGCGGGCCTTCGCGCAGGTCCTGCGGTCGTCGGCACCGGACTCCGCCTCCGGGGCGACGGGCGCCGCGATGCTGGCCATCAGCGGTTCGGTGGACACGGAGTCCACCGGACCGGCGCTCGGCGACCTGTGGACGGTCCTGCGGACGCTGGCGGCCGAGGGCCTGACCGACGCCGAGCGCGAGACGGCCGTGCAGAACCTCGTGGGCGTCGCCCCGCTGAAGTTCGAGACGGCGGCCTCGGTCGCGGGCACGCTCGCCGACCAAGTCGAGCAGCACCTCCCGGACGACTACCAGGCGCAGCTTTACGCCCGCCTCGCCGAGACCGGCACCGTCGAGGCGACCGCGGCGGTGGTCAGCGCCTTCCCGGTGGACCGTCTGGTCACGATCCTCGTCGGCGACGCCGCCCAGATCGAGGAGCCGGTCCGGGCGCTGGGCATCGGAGAGGTGTCGGTCGTCACCGGCTGA